One segment of Allorhodopirellula heiligendammensis DNA contains the following:
- a CDS encoding sulfite reductase subunit alpha, which yields MSDFIPTTAPFSEDQRAWLNGFFAGLTGIQTEGNPAAVVQALGIGGATAVAEPEPEEEEFAWRDSSLPIVERVGLADGHPTERKLMAAMAQLDCGSCGYVCQTYGEAIAKGEETNLTLCSPGGKETKQMIKKILAESKGSGSSGNVDSGASSGDLRNGTESRNGAAASRNGAAAQWSRNNPFSAKLIESRPLNLEGSAKDTRHVVIDLTGSGLKYNVGDALGVLPSNCPDLATKLIDSIAADSQISVATPSGNTKTLLQALCEDYCLKDPSDELIELLAGRIQDASAKATLTLMLEEGVPDGFDVLDVLEVAQGVTVTATEVIETLDPLNPRLYSIASSMKRVGDQVHLTVGKVVYEREGRVRKGVASTMLADRVSTGETVRVFVQPNHAGFTVPSAADTPMIMVGPGTGIAPFLSFLQERAESNAPGSNWLFFGDQHEAFDFLYREELEEYVGNGLLTRLDTAFSRDDERKVYVQDRMREQAAEIWQWLESGAAFYVCGDASRMARDVDKALHDIAVSAGGLSAADAAAYVKQLSTSGRYHRDVY from the coding sequence ATGTCAGACTTCATCCCCACGACAGCTCCGTTCAGTGAAGATCAACGCGCTTGGCTCAATGGTTTCTTTGCTGGATTGACCGGCATTCAGACCGAGGGGAATCCGGCTGCGGTCGTCCAGGCGTTGGGGATTGGAGGGGCGACCGCGGTTGCCGAACCGGAACCCGAGGAAGAGGAATTCGCGTGGCGTGATTCCTCATTGCCCATCGTCGAACGCGTAGGCTTGGCCGACGGCCACCCCACCGAACGGAAACTGATGGCCGCGATGGCACAACTCGACTGCGGTTCCTGCGGCTACGTCTGCCAAACATACGGTGAGGCCATCGCCAAGGGCGAAGAAACGAACCTGACACTGTGCAGCCCTGGTGGCAAGGAAACCAAACAGATGATCAAGAAGATCCTCGCTGAGAGCAAAGGGAGCGGTTCTTCAGGGAACGTCGACTCCGGTGCATCTTCCGGTGACCTGCGGAATGGTACCGAGTCACGAAACGGTGCTGCAGCGAGTCGCAATGGTGCGGCTGCCCAATGGTCGCGTAACAATCCTTTTTCGGCGAAACTGATTGAGTCGCGGCCGCTAAACTTGGAAGGATCAGCCAAAGATACCCGCCACGTTGTGATCGATCTGACCGGGTCGGGATTGAAATACAACGTGGGCGATGCTCTGGGCGTTCTTCCAAGCAATTGCCCTGACCTGGCGACGAAGCTCATTGATTCGATCGCCGCTGATTCGCAAATCTCAGTGGCCACCCCATCGGGCAATACCAAGACGCTCTTGCAGGCACTCTGTGAAGACTACTGTCTCAAAGACCCCAGTGATGAGTTGATCGAACTACTAGCAGGGCGAATCCAAGATGCGTCAGCCAAGGCGACACTGACATTGATGCTGGAGGAAGGCGTGCCGGATGGGTTCGATGTGCTCGACGTGCTCGAAGTCGCTCAGGGCGTGACAGTGACTGCGACAGAGGTAATCGAGACACTCGATCCCCTCAATCCGCGTCTGTATTCCATCGCCAGCAGCATGAAACGGGTTGGTGATCAAGTCCATCTGACCGTCGGCAAAGTCGTGTACGAGCGTGAAGGCCGTGTTCGCAAGGGTGTCGCTAGCACCATGTTGGCCGATCGCGTGTCGACGGGTGAAACCGTCCGCGTCTTCGTGCAGCCCAATCACGCTGGCTTTACCGTCCCATCAGCAGCTGACACCCCCATGATCATGGTCGGCCCCGGCACCGGGATTGCTCCCTTCCTCTCGTTCTTGCAAGAGCGTGCGGAGTCGAACGCGCCGGGCAGCAATTGGCTGTTCTTTGGTGACCAACATGAAGCCTTCGATTTCCTCTACCGTGAAGAACTTGAGGAGTACGTTGGCAATGGTCTATTAACGCGTCTGGACACCGCGTTTAGCCGCGACGATGAACGCAAAGTTTACGTCCAAGACCGGATGCGCGAACAAGCTGCTGAAATTTGGCAGTGGCTGGAATCGGGAGCTGCATTCTATGTCTGCGGCGACGCCTCCCGCATGGCCCGGGACGTCGACAAGGCATTGCACGACATCGCTGTATCCGCAGGCGGCCTATCCGCCGCAGATGCTGCCGCATATGTCAAGCAACTGAGCACCAGTGGCCGCTACCACCGCGACGTCTACTGA
- a CDS encoding AAA family ATPase: MSQTAVPEIPPGPEATLSDDDVQAVDRLGKIHNRLREELGRVIVGQRDTIDLLLVCLFARRHALLMGVPGLAKTLLVSKLAETMSLQFSRIQFTPDLMPMDITGTDILQDNGQGRREFEFAHGPVFANIILADEINRAPPKTQAAMLEAMQEQRITVVGKGFDLPSPFMVLATQNPVEQEGTYPLPEAQLDRFMALIELDYPSEDEEIAIARTTTGSGLPQLEHLMTGEDIIAHQELVRRIPVPDHIYIQAARLVRKTRPGGGTAPDWLLPLVSWGAGPRAVQDLILGAKARAALEGSYMVRSEDIHYVALPVLTHRLITTFAAQAEGLSASDIVKRLLSEETR; encoded by the coding sequence ATGTCGCAGACGGCCGTGCCCGAGATCCCACCTGGTCCCGAAGCTACGCTCAGTGACGACGATGTCCAGGCGGTGGATCGGTTGGGGAAAATCCATAACCGCCTGCGCGAGGAACTCGGGCGAGTGATTGTGGGCCAGCGGGACACGATCGATCTTTTGTTGGTGTGTTTGTTTGCACGCCGACACGCATTGTTGATGGGCGTTCCGGGGTTGGCCAAGACACTCCTGGTCAGCAAATTAGCCGAGACGATGTCGCTACAGTTTAGCCGCATCCAGTTCACTCCTGACCTGATGCCCATGGATATCACCGGCACAGACATCTTGCAGGACAACGGCCAAGGCCGACGCGAGTTTGAATTTGCGCACGGCCCCGTGTTCGCGAATATTATTTTGGCGGATGAAATCAACCGCGCTCCACCTAAAACTCAAGCCGCGATGTTGGAGGCGATGCAGGAACAACGCATCACCGTTGTCGGCAAAGGGTTCGATCTTCCATCGCCATTCATGGTCTTGGCGACGCAGAACCCCGTCGAACAGGAAGGCACCTACCCGCTGCCTGAGGCGCAGTTGGATCGTTTCATGGCGCTCATCGAACTGGACTACCCGTCGGAGGACGAGGAGATTGCGATCGCGCGGACGACGACGGGATCGGGTCTGCCGCAACTCGAGCATCTGATGACGGGTGAAGACATCATCGCTCATCAGGAACTCGTGCGACGGATCCCCGTGCCCGATCACATCTACATTCAAGCAGCGAGATTGGTTCGTAAGACTCGACCGGGTGGCGGCACGGCGCCAGATTGGTTGTTGCCGCTGGTCTCGTGGGGTGCGGGGCCGCGAGCCGTTCAGGACTTGATCTTAGGCGCCAAGGCTCGGGCAGCGCTCGAGGGTTCTTACATGGTTCGTAGCGAGGACATTCACTACGTGGCGTTACCGGTCTTAACACACCGGCTGATCACCACCTTTGCCGCTCAAGCGGAAGGTTTGTCAGCCAGCGATATTGTCAAGCGATTGTTGAGCGAAGAAACCAGATAG
- a CDS encoding DUF58 domain-containing protein — MWNQQQPRDFLDPAVLAALGGMPLMARRPMRGSVSGKHTSPTRGSSVEFAQYRKYVPGDDLRRLDWRAHGRSDRYYVKEFEADTNLRCCLVVDTSGSMEFGTVTEKATDAVTKKTLTKLQYARRIAATIGYLAVGQGDAVGLSCVADGIVKHLPALRNPSHLRTIFDTLEEIRGQGETHLVEVLHELAETTRQGAMIIVMSDFFVDPDLLRGCFEHIRFRKHDLSLFHLLDPMELSFSFGRPTRFLDMEGGTAIFAEPSEIADRYHQALQQYLESMQEIVTQTGVDYHRVGIDESYQDVLTRFLTRRAMARKVR; from the coding sequence ATGTGGAATCAACAGCAGCCACGTGACTTTCTCGATCCCGCAGTTTTGGCCGCGCTCGGTGGCATGCCACTGATGGCGCGGCGGCCGATGCGAGGCAGCGTGTCTGGTAAACACACCAGTCCAACGCGTGGATCGAGTGTTGAGTTTGCCCAGTACCGCAAGTACGTCCCCGGCGACGACCTGCGGCGATTGGATTGGAGAGCTCACGGCCGCAGCGACCGGTACTATGTCAAGGAGTTCGAAGCCGATACGAATCTGCGGTGTTGTCTCGTCGTCGACACGAGCGGCTCGATGGAATTTGGCACCGTCACGGAGAAAGCAACCGACGCGGTAACGAAGAAGACGTTGACGAAGTTGCAGTACGCTCGGCGAATCGCCGCCACGATTGGCTACCTCGCGGTCGGCCAAGGCGATGCGGTGGGATTGTCCTGTGTCGCTGATGGAATTGTCAAACATCTTCCCGCCCTGCGGAATCCGTCGCACTTGCGCACGATCTTCGATACCCTCGAAGAGATTCGCGGGCAGGGCGAAACGCATCTCGTTGAGGTCTTGCATGAACTCGCCGAAACGACGCGGCAGGGCGCGATGATCATTGTGATGTCTGACTTTTTTGTCGATCCCGACCTGCTGCGGGGATGTTTCGAGCACATTCGTTTTCGCAAGCATGATCTATCGCTATTCCATTTGCTCGACCCGATGGAGCTGAGTTTCTCCTTCGGCCGGCCCACGCGGTTCTTGGACATGGAGGGTGGTACAGCGATCTTCGCCGAACCAAGTGAGATTGCGGATCGCTACCACCAAGCGCTGCAACAGTACCTCGAAAGCATGCAAGAGATTGTCACTCAGACGGGAGTGGACTATCACCGTGTCGGCATCGACGAGTCGTACCAAGATGTCTTGACGCGGTTTCTGACACGACGGGCGATGGCGAGGAAGGTGCGATGA
- a CDS encoding NirA family protein, producing MSNNPAFTESQKQYLSGLTFGADVARAVKGLPVLAGSASGGTSLSVGGGGATVDGKTVPYGPEKIALDAQAAAISAGKKLCKEELAKQAKNPLDMWDEIIARSDEGKFPKGNDVFLTKFHGLFHVAPAQDSFMMRLRIPGGMSHAWQLAGMADLADRSAGGYLDVTTRANLQFREIPADQAAAMLYGIRELDVISLGSGGDNIRNCTASCLSGIDPDELIETIPLAKKMHHYILNHREMYGLPRKFNIAFDGGGRIASLEDTNDIGFRAVRIEPADSSEDLPTGVYFQLTLGGITGHQDFARDTGVLLRPEECIQVAGSIVRVFVKHGDRTDRKKARLKYVLDDWGFDKFIDAVEKDHGKPLRRVDAARVTVVSHEDRMAHVGFHEQRQKGRFYVGVVLPVGRMTSNQARALAEIAGEYGNGEIRWTVWQNLILPGIRERDVEEVQAAILACGLDYRASSFRAGLVACTGSAGCKYAGADTKANAMTLAKALESQFEIDVPINIHLTGCHHSCAQHYIGDIGLIACQVEQGDDMVDGYHVMVGGGWGGRQGIGRPLLKSVVFDDLPALIINLIDGYLAERQVDEPFVAFSRRKTIEELQSLTKLAVAQ from the coding sequence ATGTCAAATAACCCCGCTTTCACCGAATCACAAAAACAGTACCTGAGCGGCCTCACGTTCGGTGCCGACGTGGCGCGAGCTGTAAAAGGACTGCCGGTACTTGCAGGCAGTGCCAGTGGTGGCACCTCGCTATCGGTCGGTGGCGGCGGAGCCACCGTCGACGGCAAGACGGTACCGTACGGTCCTGAAAAAATTGCATTGGATGCTCAGGCGGCAGCCATTAGTGCTGGCAAAAAACTGTGCAAAGAAGAACTTGCCAAACAAGCCAAGAACCCCTTGGACATGTGGGATGAGATCATCGCTCGCAGCGACGAAGGGAAGTTTCCGAAAGGGAACGATGTGTTCTTAACAAAATTCCACGGCCTGTTTCATGTCGCTCCTGCGCAGGATTCGTTCATGATGCGGCTGAGGATTCCTGGTGGCATGAGCCACGCCTGGCAGCTCGCGGGAATGGCGGATTTGGCAGATCGCTCGGCAGGCGGATATCTCGACGTCACCACGCGGGCAAACCTGCAGTTTCGCGAGATCCCAGCGGACCAAGCTGCCGCGATGCTCTATGGCATTCGCGAACTCGACGTGATCAGCCTCGGCTCGGGGGGCGATAACATTCGCAACTGCACCGCGAGCTGTTTGTCAGGCATCGACCCCGACGAACTAATCGAGACGATCCCGCTGGCCAAAAAGATGCACCACTACATCCTCAATCACCGTGAGATGTACGGTTTGCCGCGAAAGTTCAACATTGCATTTGACGGTGGCGGCAGGATCGCATCGCTCGAAGATACCAATGACATCGGATTTCGTGCTGTTCGCATTGAACCGGCCGACAGTAGTGAAGACTTGCCCACGGGGGTTTATTTTCAGCTCACACTCGGCGGCATCACCGGTCACCAAGACTTCGCTCGCGACACCGGTGTTTTGCTGCGGCCAGAGGAGTGCATTCAGGTGGCGGGCTCCATCGTGCGCGTGTTTGTCAAACATGGCGATCGAACTGACCGAAAGAAGGCACGATTGAAATACGTGCTCGACGACTGGGGTTTTGACAAATTCATAGATGCCGTCGAGAAAGATCATGGCAAGCCACTGCGGCGCGTTGACGCTGCACGCGTAACGGTTGTGAGCCACGAAGACCGCATGGCGCATGTCGGTTTTCACGAGCAGCGGCAGAAAGGACGTTTTTACGTTGGCGTGGTATTACCTGTGGGTCGAATGACCAGCAATCAAGCGCGGGCCTTAGCTGAGATCGCCGGAGAGTATGGCAACGGCGAAATCCGCTGGACGGTTTGGCAGAACCTGATTCTCCCTGGTATCCGGGAACGCGATGTCGAGGAGGTGCAAGCCGCCATTCTCGCATGCGGACTTGACTATCGGGCCAGTTCGTTCCGCGCGGGTCTGGTTGCATGCACGGGCAGCGCGGGTTGCAAATACGCTGGTGCCGATACCAAAGCCAACGCGATGACTCTCGCCAAAGCACTCGAATCCCAGTTTGAGATCGACGTACCAATCAATATCCATTTAACCGGTTGCCATCATAGCTGTGCCCAGCACTACATCGGCGACATCGGCTTGATCGCCTGCCAGGTTGAGCAAGGCGACGATATGGTCGATGGGTACCACGTGATGGTGGGTGGTGGGTGGGGTGGCCGGCAAGGCATCGGTCGCCCACTGCTGAAGTCCGTCGTATTTGACGACCTCCCGGCGTTGATTATCAATCTGATCGACGGATACCTCGCCGAGCGTCAAGTGGATGAACCCTTCGTCGCGTTTAGCAGACGCAAGACGATCGAAGAACTGCAATCGCTAACCAAGCTCGCCGTTGCTCAATAG
- a CDS encoding vWA domain-containing protein → MIQTNSVSFAWTPATAVIAVAAVVATALLGLVACRRSGWRGSTVALEALRLLMVSIAALLLGGPEWVEQYRPEEKPVVAVLWDDSGSMQTRDASMSAASRSDAIEPLTQVESWQSLQGRAEVVIESFAETKSADDSTARVNPISANPEQSIDEPGTDLSSPLVDAATKHDNLLGVVLASDGDWNQGSAPVQAAGRLRSLGIPVFVFPVGSDTQLPDVELLSFDVPTFAIAGKRVRIPFSIESSLPRDHQATVTMKTNEGETITKEVRVQAMGRTNSSIDWEPEALGETSLTLSVSPTTGEVRDDNNEMTSPISIREEKLRVLVIESVPRWEYRYLRNALSRDPGVDVSCLLFHPGLDKHGGGNADYISEFPATKAELSKYDVVFIGDVGIDDGQLTIEQCEWLRGLVGQQASGIVFMPGWQGREFSLLDTPLGELIPVVMDEGQPRGWGSRTAQHFELTELGRRSLLTKLADTTDENLEVWGNLPGFQWYAPVVRAKPGTETLCVHQEISNQFGRLPLLVTRTFGGGKVLFMGTDGAWRWRKGVEDLYHYRFWGQVVRWMAYRRSMTSGENMYLYQSPERPRVRQTVTVNANVMESSGEPLSKGDVTLRVVSPAGRIETIRLDSVGEEWGAFSGRFTPHEHGMHELTLFCKQTGDTLQTKLLIQGASLEQVGKPARPEVLEEIARVTRGQILTVDRLDDVVQWLAAMPDPPPSVRRIALWSHPFVVGLFFVLLALFWIARKGVGLI, encoded by the coding sequence ATGATCCAAACCAACTCCGTTTCATTTGCGTGGACACCCGCGACCGCAGTCATTGCGGTTGCTGCGGTGGTGGCAACTGCGCTACTCGGCTTGGTGGCCTGTCGGCGCAGCGGGTGGCGTGGCTCCACCGTGGCGCTCGAAGCTTTACGTTTGCTGATGGTTTCGATCGCCGCGTTGTTATTGGGCGGCCCCGAATGGGTCGAGCAATATCGGCCGGAAGAAAAACCCGTCGTGGCGGTGCTATGGGATGATTCCGGCAGCATGCAGACACGTGATGCGTCGATGAGCGCCGCGTCTCGCAGCGACGCGATTGAGCCGCTCACTCAGGTCGAATCGTGGCAATCATTGCAGGGTCGTGCCGAAGTTGTGATCGAGTCGTTTGCCGAGACAAAAAGTGCCGACGACTCCACCGCGAGGGTCAATCCGATCTCCGCCAATCCGGAGCAAAGTATTGACGAACCGGGGACGGACCTGTCCAGTCCCTTAGTCGATGCGGCGACCAAGCATGATAATCTACTGGGCGTCGTCCTGGCCTCGGATGGCGATTGGAACCAGGGTTCAGCGCCAGTCCAGGCTGCGGGGCGATTACGTTCGCTCGGCATTCCAGTGTTCGTGTTCCCCGTCGGCAGCGACACTCAGTTGCCTGATGTGGAACTGCTCAGTTTCGACGTACCCACATTTGCGATCGCGGGCAAACGTGTTCGGATTCCGTTCTCGATTGAAAGTTCGCTGCCACGTGACCATCAGGCGACGGTCACGATGAAAACGAATGAGGGCGAGACGATCACGAAGGAGGTTCGCGTGCAGGCGATGGGTCGGACAAATAGTTCGATTGACTGGGAACCGGAAGCTCTTGGAGAAACGTCGCTCACGCTCAGCGTCTCACCCACCACAGGAGAGGTTCGTGACGACAATAATGAGATGACCTCGCCGATTTCTATTCGTGAAGAGAAGCTGCGGGTGCTCGTGATTGAATCGGTGCCACGTTGGGAGTATCGCTATTTGCGTAATGCGTTATCGCGAGACCCGGGCGTGGATGTTTCCTGTCTGCTGTTTCATCCTGGCTTGGATAAACACGGTGGCGGCAACGCTGACTACATCAGTGAATTTCCAGCAACGAAAGCGGAGTTGTCGAAATACGATGTCGTGTTTATTGGCGATGTTGGCATCGATGACGGACAACTGACGATCGAACAGTGCGAGTGGCTGCGGGGGCTCGTGGGGCAGCAGGCCAGCGGGATTGTGTTCATGCCGGGCTGGCAGGGACGTGAATTCAGTTTGCTCGACACGCCCCTTGGTGAACTGATCCCGGTGGTGATGGATGAAGGCCAACCTCGCGGCTGGGGGTCGCGCACCGCTCAGCACTTTGAGTTGACGGAGTTGGGCCGGCGCAGTCTGTTGACGAAACTTGCCGACACGACGGACGAGAACCTTGAGGTCTGGGGAAATTTGCCTGGCTTCCAGTGGTACGCGCCGGTCGTACGCGCCAAACCGGGCACAGAGACGTTGTGTGTCCACCAGGAAATAAGTAATCAATTTGGCCGGTTGCCATTGTTAGTGACACGCACCTTTGGTGGCGGCAAGGTGCTGTTCATGGGCACCGACGGTGCTTGGCGATGGCGGAAGGGCGTTGAGGATTTATATCACTATCGGTTCTGGGGCCAGGTCGTCCGGTGGATGGCCTACCGCCGTAGCATGACGTCGGGTGAAAACATGTATCTCTATCAGTCACCCGAGCGTCCCCGCGTCCGGCAAACCGTGACGGTGAACGCCAACGTGATGGAATCCAGTGGCGAGCCACTCAGCAAGGGCGACGTGACGCTGCGGGTGGTCTCGCCAGCGGGCAGGATCGAGACGATCCGATTGGATTCGGTGGGCGAGGAGTGGGGTGCTTTCTCGGGCCGCTTCACGCCGCACGAACACGGGATGCACGAGTTGACGCTATTTTGCAAGCAGACCGGTGACACCTTGCAGACGAAACTGCTGATCCAAGGGGCCTCACTCGAGCAGGTTGGAAAACCTGCCCGACCGGAGGTTTTGGAAGAGATTGCCAGGGTGACTCGAGGCCAAATTCTTACCGTTGACCGGCTCGATGACGTGGTACAATGGCTGGCGGCGATGCCCGATCCGCCGCCCTCAGTGCGCCGGATTGCGCTGTGGAGCCATCCGTTTGTGGTCGGATTGTTCTTCGTTCTGTTGGCGTTGTTTTGGATCGCACGAAAGGGAGTGGGATTGATATGA
- a CDS encoding BatA domain-containing protein: MNFLQPWMLVALPLAFLPIIIHLINQRRFQSTQWAAMMFLLSANRMNRGYVKIRQWLILALRAMVIAALVFAIGRPIASGILGGSIAGSITGRGPANTIVILDRSPSMQASNDGTSRTKLETGVAEIAEALQTIGTQRLVLIESNAVSPREVATPADLFDLPEAGPSDASADIPAMMLAALDYINANQLGQTEIWICSDLRNHDWRGDDGRWSSLHDAFTEFGRRVRFRLLAFGPSSSAGNVDADNRSVRIEEAKLEATADDNESAVLISLQITGHADDAEGTPRSVPVTLDLDQSRSVVNVEMQGGVGQLAGHRVVLPRDQTRGYGSVSIPADLNLADNTYFFTFDKPPPQRTLVVSDDGEIGRVLQLAAEITPDENTRSVADVVSPRDLAGVSWEDVSLVLWQAALPSHDGSDSDAAEMLEALVGRGGRVIFFPPESGGDVAASGELFGMQWLSWGEVEGEHAVSSWRGDADLLAATLAGSALPVGTLRVKRFVGLEGDATTLAKLSDGSPLLARVATPKGGVYFCSTTPLAKDSSLAADGVVLYVMIQRALAAGASSLGNTSQIDAGVTAATEAERWERLAGRESALSSENAFVAGVFRERDNGRLIAVNRSSLEDASARISDEQVEALFHDLPFVRVDRTAGKSNSLVEEVWRAFLILMLIAMIGEACLCLPRVRAKDDTPVRGGASA; encoded by the coding sequence ATGAATTTCCTACAGCCCTGGATGCTCGTCGCACTGCCGCTGGCATTCCTTCCAATCATCATTCACTTGATCAATCAACGGCGGTTTCAATCCACGCAGTGGGCGGCGATGATGTTTCTATTGTCGGCCAACCGGATGAATCGCGGCTATGTGAAGATTCGCCAGTGGCTGATTCTGGCGTTGCGTGCGATGGTGATCGCGGCTCTCGTCTTTGCCATTGGTCGGCCCATTGCCAGCGGGATCTTAGGTGGATCGATTGCCGGATCGATCACGGGGCGCGGCCCCGCCAATACGATCGTTATTTTGGATCGGTCACCATCAATGCAGGCCAGCAATGATGGAACGTCACGAACCAAGCTGGAAACTGGCGTCGCTGAGATTGCGGAAGCTTTGCAAACGATCGGCACCCAGCGTCTGGTACTGATTGAGAGCAATGCGGTCTCGCCCCGCGAGGTCGCAACTCCCGCAGACTTATTCGATTTGCCAGAGGCGGGCCCGTCCGATGCGTCTGCCGACATACCTGCGATGATGCTGGCCGCACTCGACTACATCAATGCCAACCAACTCGGCCAAACTGAGATCTGGATTTGTTCCGACCTCCGCAATCATGATTGGCGCGGCGACGACGGTCGCTGGTCGTCGCTGCATGATGCGTTTACAGAGTTTGGCCGCCGCGTGCGATTTCGCTTGCTGGCCTTTGGTCCGTCAAGTTCCGCCGGCAACGTCGATGCAGATAATCGATCCGTCCGAATTGAAGAGGCGAAGCTGGAGGCGACTGCGGATGACAATGAGTCCGCTGTCCTGATTTCGCTCCAGATCACGGGGCATGCCGACGACGCCGAAGGCACACCGCGAAGCGTGCCAGTAACGCTCGATCTGGATCAATCACGAAGTGTGGTCAACGTCGAAATGCAGGGCGGGGTGGGCCAACTCGCCGGCCATCGTGTGGTCTTACCTCGAGATCAAACGCGCGGATACGGATCGGTTTCGATCCCGGCAGACTTGAATCTCGCGGACAACACATATTTTTTCACCTTCGACAAACCGCCGCCCCAACGGACCCTGGTGGTGAGCGATGACGGGGAGATTGGGCGAGTGCTGCAACTGGCGGCGGAGATCACTCCCGACGAGAATACGCGTAGTGTGGCCGACGTGGTTTCGCCACGCGACCTTGCGGGTGTTTCCTGGGAAGACGTTTCACTGGTGTTGTGGCAGGCCGCATTGCCATCGCACGACGGATCCGATTCCGACGCTGCAGAGATGCTGGAAGCGTTAGTGGGTCGGGGTGGTCGGGTTATTTTCTTTCCCCCTGAGTCGGGCGGCGACGTTGCTGCATCGGGCGAATTGTTCGGCATGCAGTGGCTGAGTTGGGGCGAGGTGGAGGGCGAGCATGCGGTCAGTTCGTGGCGCGGCGACGCCGATTTGTTAGCCGCGACGTTGGCGGGCAGTGCGCTGCCGGTCGGAACATTGCGGGTCAAACGATTCGTGGGACTGGAGGGCGACGCCACCACGCTCGCGAAGCTATCTGATGGATCACCGTTACTAGCACGAGTAGCGACCCCCAAAGGCGGAGTTTATTTTTGCAGTACGACGCCGCTGGCGAAGGACTCGTCGCTGGCGGCCGATGGGGTCGTGCTCTACGTGATGATCCAGCGAGCATTAGCCGCCGGAGCATCCTCGCTGGGAAATACCTCTCAGATCGACGCTGGGGTGACCGCGGCGACCGAAGCAGAGCGATGGGAGCGGCTGGCAGGTCGAGAGTCCGCCTTATCGAGCGAAAATGCGTTTGTTGCCGGTGTGTTCCGTGAACGAGACAACGGCCGGTTAATCGCAGTCAATCGCAGTTCCCTGGAAGACGCCTCTGCCCGGATCAGCGATGAACAAGTCGAGGCGTTGTTTCATGACTTGCCGTTTGTGCGGGTCGATCGAACCGCTGGCAAATCGAACTCGCTCGTCGAAGAAGTCTGGCGGGCGTTTTTGATCCTGATGTTGATCGCGATGATCGGGGAAGCCTGTTTGTGTCTGCCGCGGGTCCGCGCGAAAGACGATACGCCGGTGCGGGGAGGTGCCTCGGCATGA